From the Rhodothalassiaceae bacterium genome, one window contains:
- a CDS encoding hypothetical protein (possible pseudo, frameshifted) produces MTEKKGISRKAALLSSAATLTAGLILGAAPLALAQQQGEAPDQAEEIEQIVVTGSRIARPELTSPSPLTVVGAEDFKVTGTINTEALLNQLPQVIPGVTQFSNNPGGGIATVNLRGSGLLRAPWCL; encoded by the coding sequence ATGACGGAAAAGAAGGGCATCTCGCGCAAGGCGGCGCTGCTGTCGAGCGCAGCGACGCTGACCGCCGGCCTCATTCTGGGTGCCGCGCCGCTGGCCCTGGCCCAGCAGCAGGGCGAGGCCCCGGACCAGGCCGAAGAGATCGAGCAGATCGTGGTCACCGGTTCGCGCATCGCGCGTCCCGAGCTGACCTCGCCGAGCCCGCTGACGGTCGTGGGCGCCGAGGACTTCAAGGTCACCGGCACCATCAACACCGAGGCGCTGCTGAACCAGCTGCCGCAGGTGATCCCGGGCGTCACCCAGTTCTCGAACAACCCGGGCGGCGGCATCGCGACCGTCAACCTGCGCGGATCTGGGCTGCTGCGCGCACCCTGGTGCTTGTGA
- a CDS encoding hypothetical protein (possible pseudo, internal stop codon, frameshifted) has translation MTFLPDGTPVPFGTNGIGLYNFAPPNYLQVPQERFLIYTGGHYDLFDNVQLFFAGTFSHNRVPQQLAPTPFFSITNEPVDVNVDNPFLKPELQQIFQQLDALQAQDPFNLPEDGVVRLFDIRRRLLEVGPRFNDDDVNNAFQLEFGARGEIDAHTRWETYYQVGKVDESGDLPQRRLDRPAEAPAAGEAGE, from the coding sequence ATGACCTTCCTGCCGGACGGCACGCCGGTGCCCTTCGGGACCAACGGCATCGGCCTCTACAACTTCGCGCCGCCGAACTACCTGCAGGTGCCGCAGGAGCGGTTCCTGATCTACACCGGCGGGCACTATGACCTGTTCGACAATGTCCAGCTGTTCTTCGCCGGCACCTTCTCCCACAACCGGGTGCCGCAGCAGCTGGCGCCGACGCCGTTCTTCTCGATCACCAACGAGCCGGTGGACGTGAACGTCGACAACCCGTTCCTGAAGCCGGAGCTGCAGCAGATCTTCCAGCAGCTGGATGCGCTTCAGGCGCAGGATCCCTTCAACCTGCCTGAGGACGGCGTCGTGCGGCTGTTCGACATCCGCCGGCGCCTGCTCGAGGTGGGGCCGCGCTTCAATGACGACGACGTCAACAACGCCTTCCAGCTCGAGTTCGGCGCGCGCGGCGAGATCGACGCGCACACCCGCTGGGAGACCTACTACCAGGTGGGCAAGGTCGACGAATCCGGAGATCTTCCGCAACGACGCCTCGATCGACCGGCTGAAGCGCCAGCTGCTGGCGAAGCGGGCGAATGA